From the genome of Nicotiana sylvestris chromosome 2, ASM39365v2, whole genome shotgun sequence, one region includes:
- the LOC138884928 gene encoding uncharacterized protein: protein MVGGRVLLRFLPMKGVMRFGKKGKLSPRFIGPFEILRCVGEVAYELALPPTLAGIHPVFHVFMLQKYHGDPSHMLDFSSVQLDEDQSYVEEPVAILDMQVRKLRSKNIASVKVQW, encoded by the coding sequence atGGTTGGAGGGCGGGTCTTGCTTCGgtttttgcctatgaagggcgttatgagatttgggaagaaagggaaattgagtccgaggtttattggtccttttgagatattgcggtgtgttggggaggttgcttatgagcttgccttacctcctaccTTGGCAGgaattcatccggtatttcatgtttttatgctccagaagtatcacggtgatccgtcacacatgttggatttcagttccgTCCAGTTGGACGAGGATCAAtcatatgttgaggagccagtggcgatattggatatgcaggttcgaaagctgaggtcaaagaacattgcatcggtgaaggttcagtggtga